From the Halalkalicoccus sp. CGA53 genome, one window contains:
- a CDS encoding branched-chain amino acid transaminase, protein MGFDEMDVDTIWMDGEFVDWDDAQVHVLSHALHYGTGIFEGIRCYDTREGPAIFRWNKHAERFFRSGQPYGMEIPFGEEELREATVELIRRQDLQSCYIRPLAFYGYNSLGVSPGDCPVQVIVAAWPWGTYLGEDALENGVKVKISSWRKYHSSQMPTTAKTTGTYVNSLLAGEEARSHGYVEAIVLNKEGQVAEGPGENLFLVRDGEIYTPGLSQSILDGVTRDSVITIARDMGYTVYDQATISRGELYTADELFFTGTAAEITPIRQVDNVEIGSGSRGPVTEEIQSTFFDIVERRTDQYNDWFVYV, encoded by the coding sequence ATGGGCTTCGACGAGATGGACGTCGACACGATCTGGATGGACGGGGAGTTCGTCGACTGGGACGACGCCCAGGTCCACGTACTCAGTCACGCGCTCCACTACGGTACCGGGATCTTCGAGGGGATCAGGTGTTACGACACCCGCGAGGGGCCGGCGATCTTCCGGTGGAACAAACACGCCGAACGCTTCTTCCGGTCGGGTCAGCCTTACGGCATGGAGATCCCGTTCGGTGAGGAAGAACTCCGCGAGGCGACCGTCGAGCTGATCCGGAGACAGGACCTCCAGTCCTGTTACATCCGCCCGCTCGCCTTCTACGGTTACAACAGCCTCGGAGTGAGCCCCGGTGACTGTCCGGTGCAGGTGATCGTCGCCGCCTGGCCGTGGGGGACGTATCTCGGCGAGGACGCCCTCGAAAACGGTGTGAAGGTGAAAATCTCCTCCTGGCGGAAGTACCACTCCAGTCAGATGCCGACGACGGCGAAGACGACGGGGACCTACGTCAACAGCCTGCTCGCGGGCGAGGAGGCCAGGAGTCACGGCTACGTCGAGGCGATCGTGCTCAACAAGGAGGGCCAGGTCGCGGAGGGCCCCGGCGAGAACCTCTTCCTCGTGCGCGACGGCGAGATCTACACCCCCGGGCTCTCCCAGAGCATCCTCGACGGCGTCACCAGAGACAGCGTCATCACGATCGCCCGCGACATGGGCTACACCGTCTACGATCAGGCGACGATCTCCCGCGGCGAGCTCTACACCGCCGACGAGCTGTTCTTCACGGGCACGGCGGCGGAGATAACACCGATCCGGCAGGTCGACAACGTCGAGATCGGCTCCGGGTCGAGGGGGCCGGTCACCGAGGAGATCCAGTCGACGTTCTTCGATATCGTCGAGCGGCGCACCGACCAGTACAACGACTGGTTCGTCTACGTCTGA
- the prf1 gene encoding peptide chain release factor aRF-1, giving the protein MSEQQAEDSDRRKYEFRKVIEELEEYEGSGTQLVTIYVPPDRQISDVVAHTVQEHSEASNIKSKQTRTNVQDALTSIKDRLRYYDTFPPDNGMVLFSGAIDSGGGQTSMITRVLEDPPQPIESFRYHCDSEFLTEPLEQMLADQGLYGLIVLDRREANVGWLRGKRIEAVKSASSLVPGKQRKGGQSAQRFARLRLEAIDNFYQKVAGMADELFVPKRHEIDGILVGGPSPTKDEFLDGDYLHHELQDKVLGKFDVSYTDESGLSDLVDAAEDVLADAEVMKDKAEMEEFFRKLHKGDLSTYGFAQTRRNLVMGSVDRLLISEDLRQDIAIFDCDGEEEFELVDRRRSTPTHDCENGAEAELIEREDAIDHLIDLAEQRGTEVKFISTDFEKGEQLYDAFGGVAGILRYSTGV; this is encoded by the coding sequence ATGAGCGAACAGCAGGCCGAGGACTCCGATCGCCGGAAGTACGAGTTCAGGAAGGTGATCGAGGAACTCGAGGAGTACGAGGGATCGGGCACCCAGCTGGTGACGATCTACGTCCCGCCGGACAGACAGATCTCCGACGTCGTCGCCCACACGGTCCAGGAGCACTCGGAGGCGTCGAACATCAAGTCGAAACAGACCCGGACGAACGTCCAGGACGCGCTCACGAGCATCAAGGACCGACTCCGCTACTACGACACCTTCCCCCCGGACAACGGGATGGTGCTCTTCTCGGGTGCGATCGACTCCGGCGGCGGCCAGACCTCGATGATCACGCGAGTGCTCGAGGACCCGCCACAGCCGATCGAGTCGTTCAGATATCACTGCGACTCGGAGTTCCTCACCGAGCCGTTGGAGCAGATGCTCGCGGATCAGGGGCTGTACGGTCTGATCGTCCTCGACAGGCGCGAGGCGAACGTCGGCTGGCTGCGCGGCAAGCGGATCGAAGCGGTGAAGTCGGCCTCCTCGCTCGTACCCGGCAAGCAGCGAAAGGGTGGTCAGTCCGCCCAGCGATTCGCCCGCCTGCGACTCGAGGCGATCGACAACTTCTACCAGAAGGTCGCCGGGATGGCCGACGAGCTGTTCGTCCCGAAACGCCACGAGATCGACGGCATCCTGGTGGGGGGGCCCTCGCCCACGAAGGACGAGTTCCTAGACGGCGACTACCTCCACCACGAGCTCCAGGACAAGGTCCTCGGGAAGTTCGACGTCTCGTATACGGATGAAAGCGGGCTCTCGGACCTCGTCGACGCCGCCGAGGACGTCCTCGCCGACGCGGAGGTGATGAAGGACAAGGCCGAGATGGAGGAGTTCTTCCGCAAACTCCACAAGGGTGACCTCTCGACTTACGGTTTCGCACAGACGCGGCGAAACCTCGTGATGGGCTCGGTCGACCGGCTGCTCATCAGCGAGGACCTGAGACAGGACATCGCGATCTTCGACTGCGACGGCGAGGAGGAGTTCGAGCTGGTCGATCGGCGTCGGTCCACGCCGACCCACGACTGCGAGAACGGCGCGGAGGCGGAGCTGATCGAGCGAGAGGACGCGATCGACCACCTGATCGACCTCGCCGAGCAGCGCGGCACCGAGGTGAAGTTCATCTCGACCGACTTCGAGAAGGGCGAACAGCTCTACGACGCCTTCGGCGGCGTCGCGGGCATCCTCCGCTACTCGACGGGCGTCTGA
- a CDS encoding helix-turn-helix transcriptional regulator, protein MSRSFESDLLGLLATRSAFVERLRSGATDKPTLEADLNVSRSTVDRAVRDLETAGLAERRDGTVRLTVVGRLIAEEFRSLVDVVSDAANAKPVLDPLDPDAPLSSTFLDGAAVYPSTAPAPYDQADRIEERLCRADRLRAFTKVISYEPISQLLSERVVAGGMEFEVIYEAPILDYLERERAAERREMFETGRYRPLGVETLPYGMLLIDGPDGSSAVITTYDETRTFRGMLVNEREAAVEWATDLYTEYREDATDVSDRFR, encoded by the coding sequence ATGTCACGGAGCTTCGAGTCCGATCTGCTGGGGCTGCTCGCCACGCGGAGTGCGTTCGTCGAACGACTCCGCTCCGGCGCGACGGACAAACCCACGCTCGAAGCCGACCTGAACGTCTCCCGCTCGACCGTCGACCGTGCGGTTCGCGACCTCGAGACGGCGGGGCTCGCCGAACGACGCGACGGGACGGTCAGACTCACCGTCGTCGGCCGGCTGATCGCCGAGGAGTTCCGCTCGCTCGTCGACGTCGTCTCCGACGCCGCGAACGCGAAGCCGGTGCTCGATCCGCTGGATCCCGACGCTCCCCTCTCCTCGACCTTTCTCGACGGTGCGGCGGTCTACCCCTCCACCGCGCCGGCGCCCTACGACCAGGCGGACCGCATCGAAGAACGCCTCTGCCGGGCAGACCGGCTCCGGGCGTTCACGAAGGTGATCTCCTACGAGCCGATCAGTCAGCTCCTCTCCGAGCGGGTCGTCGCCGGGGGGATGGAGTTCGAGGTGATCTACGAGGCGCCGATCCTCGACTACCTCGAGCGCGAGCGCGCCGCCGAGCGCCGGGAGATGTTCGAGACCGGCCGGTACCGGCCGCTCGGCGTCGAGACGCTTCCCTACGGGATGCTCCTCATCGACGGACCGGACGGCTCGTCGGCGGTGATCACGACCTACGACGAGACCCGGACCTTCCGTGGGATGCTGGTCAACGAGCGCGAGGCGGCCGTCGAGTGGGCGACCGACCTCTACACCGAGTACCGCGAGGACGCGACGGACGTCAGTGACCGCTTTCGGTAG
- the twy1 gene encoding 4-demethylwyosine synthase TYW1 codes for MSDEGESVIRANADRGSADADGSTVRSPAGLDGSDDADGPKQVTSPDYHSVNHTAAQTCGWTANALRGEGKCYKNIFYGIESHRCIQMTPVVRCNERCVFCWRDHRGHAYELDDVEWDDPEAVVDASLELQKKLLSGFGGNDEVPRDRFEEAMEPRHVAISLDGEPTLYPYLPELIDAFHDRDITTFLVSNGTDPELLERCDPTQLYVSVDAPDRATFDRVVRALDDDAWERLIDTMDVLARKEETRTVLRTTLVKGENMADPDWYAVFYERAKPDFVELKAYMHIGHSRGRLDRTAMPTHDEVMAFTEDVAEHMPEHSELKGVPASRVALLSKTADTWVPELKKESTFWARDPVVAR; via the coding sequence ATGAGCGACGAAGGCGAATCCGTGATTCGCGCGAATGCGGATCGTGGATCCGCAGACGCTGACGGATCGACGGTCCGTTCGCCGGCCGGACTCGACGGCTCCGACGACGCCGACGGACCGAAACAGGTCACCTCCCCGGACTACCACAGCGTCAACCACACCGCGGCCCAGACCTGCGGGTGGACCGCGAACGCGCTGCGCGGCGAGGGGAAGTGTTACAAAAACATCTTTTACGGGATCGAATCGCACCGCTGCATCCAGATGACGCCCGTCGTCCGGTGTAACGAGCGCTGTGTCTTCTGCTGGCGCGACCACCGCGGCCACGCCTACGAACTCGACGACGTCGAGTGGGACGACCCGGAGGCGGTCGTCGACGCCTCCCTCGAGTTACAGAAGAAGCTGCTCTCGGGTTTCGGCGGCAACGACGAGGTTCCCAGGGACCGGTTCGAGGAGGCGATGGAGCCCCGTCACGTCGCGATCAGTCTGGACGGGGAGCCGACGCTCTATCCCTACCTCCCCGAACTGATCGACGCCTTCCACGACCGCGACATCACCACGTTCCTCGTGAGCAACGGGACCGATCCCGAGTTACTAGAACGGTGTGATCCGACCCAGCTCTACGTGAGCGTCGACGCGCCCGACCGGGCGACGTTCGACCGGGTGGTGCGCGCGCTCGACGACGACGCCTGGGAGCGGCTGATCGACACGATGGACGTGCTCGCCCGGAAGGAGGAGACGCGGACCGTCCTCCGGACGACGCTCGTGAAAGGAGAGAACATGGCCGACCCCGACTGGTACGCGGTCTTCTACGAGCGGGCGAAGCCCGATTTCGTCGAGCTGAAGGCGTACATGCACATCGGTCACTCGCGGGGCCGGCTCGACCGAACCGCGATGCCGACGCACGACGAGGTGATGGCGTTCACGGAAGACGTCGCCGAACACATGCCCGAGCACTCGGAGCTGAAGGGCGTACCCGCCTCGCGGGTCGCACTGCTCTCGAAGACCGCCGATACCTGGGTGCCGGAGCTGAAGAAAGAGAGCACGTTCTGGGCGCGCGATCCGGTCGTGGCCCGGTGA
- a CDS encoding MaoC family dehydratase, with the protein MNPPPTPDGASSTPGVPGWAAASRHALNSYVEANRAFLAGFGLETSDDERTDASLPELAFVSPEWTTVRSVERHEDLAVGEFVEFSKRIGEEDVRAFAEASGDTNRLHLDEAFASGTRFRGRIVHGTLVAGLVSAALARLPGLTIYLSEELSFTAPAEIGARLTARCEIVEDLGEHRYRLVTEVSDEEGTVLIDGEAVVLVDELP; encoded by the coding sequence GTGAACCCACCACCGACACCCGACGGCGCTTCGTCCACGCCCGGCGTCCCCGGCTGGGCGGCTGCCTCGCGTCACGCGCTGAACAGCTACGTCGAGGCGAACAGGGCGTTCCTCGCCGGGTTCGGTCTCGAGACGAGCGACGACGAACGGACCGACGCCTCGCTCCCCGAACTCGCGTTCGTCTCCCCGGAGTGGACGACGGTCAGGTCCGTCGAACGTCACGAGGACCTCGCTGTCGGCGAGTTCGTCGAGTTCTCGAAACGCATCGGCGAGGAGGACGTGCGTGCGTTCGCCGAGGCGAGCGGCGACACCAACAGGCTGCATCTGGACGAGGCCTTCGCGAGCGGGACCCGGTTTCGCGGCCGGATCGTCCACGGCACGCTCGTCGCCGGGCTGGTGAGCGCCGCGCTCGCGCGGCTACCGGGGCTCACGATCTACCTCTCGGAGGAGCTCTCGTTCACGGCACCCGCGGAGATCGGCGCGCGGCTCACCGCCCGGTGCGAGATCGTCGAGGATCTCGGCGAGCACCGGTACCGGCTCGTGACGGAGGTCAGCGACGAGGAGGGCACCGTCCTGATCGACGGCGAGGCTGTCGTGCTGGTCGACGAACTCCCGTGA
- the ribB gene encoding 3,4-dihydroxy-2-butanone-4-phosphate synthase, with amino-acid sequence MTQHTAADAGASEGRGESDATPVDRAVAAFRSGSPVLIHDADDREGETDLIYPAEAVSPDAVARMRNDAGGLVCVALSAPVCEALDLPFVQEEIDHPTANGHELAYDDRSSFSLTVNHRETRTGITDVDRSRTIRALSRAASEPDPELFARAFRAPGHVHLLRAADGLLGEREGHTEFGIALAEAAGLPPAAVVCEMLDDESGVALSPADARAYARRYDLPYLEGSEMLSRLG; translated from the coding sequence ATGACCCAGCACACAGCGGCCGACGCGGGAGCGAGCGAGGGGAGAGGGGAGAGCGACGCGACACCGGTCGATAGGGCGGTCGCCGCCTTCCGTTCGGGCTCTCCGGTGCTGATCCACGACGCGGACGACCGGGAGGGCGAGACGGACCTGATCTACCCAGCGGAGGCGGTGAGCCCCGACGCCGTCGCACGGATGCGAAACGACGCGGGCGGGCTGGTCTGCGTCGCGCTCTCGGCACCGGTCTGTGAGGCGCTCGACCTGCCGTTCGTCCAGGAGGAGATCGACCACCCGACAGCGAACGGACACGAGTTGGCCTACGACGACCGCTCGTCGTTCTCGCTGACGGTGAACCACAGAGAGACGAGGACCGGGATCACCGACGTCGACCGCTCCAGAACGATCCGCGCGCTCTCGCGGGCGGCCAGCGAGCCCGATCCCGAGCTGTTCGCCCGTGCGTTCCGCGCGCCGGGGCACGTCCACCTGCTGCGGGCGGCCGACGGCCTGCTCGGCGAGCGCGAGGGCCACACCGAGTTCGGGATCGCGCTCGCGGAGGCCGCGGGGCTCCCCCCCGCTGCCGTCGTCTGTGAGATGCTCGACGACGAGAGCGGCGTCGCGCTCTCACCGGCCGACGCGCGGGCGTACGCCCGGCGCTACGACCTGCCGTACCTCGAGGGGAGCGAGATGCTCTCGCGGCTCGGGTAG
- a CDS encoding DUF120 domain-containing protein: protein MSKTAVTAVGADEVATLRLLGLDGGLDGEVKVSCSNLASRLDASNQTASRRLQGLDDAGLIERETVADGQWVSITAAGERELRREYESYRTLFEGRSSVDLRGEVTGGMGEGKHYISLPGYMTQFEERLGYAPFPGTLNVELGTESVRRRGAMESFEPVHIDGWEDDERTYGPCVCYPGRVECGGETYDGAHVIAPERTHHDEDQLELIAPVRLREDLGLADGDRVTIHVEEA, encoded by the coding sequence ATGTCGAAGACGGCGGTCACGGCGGTGGGAGCCGACGAGGTCGCGACGCTGCGGCTCCTGGGACTCGACGGCGGGCTCGACGGCGAGGTGAAAGTCTCCTGTTCGAACCTCGCGTCGAGACTCGACGCCTCGAACCAGACGGCCTCGCGCCGGCTCCAGGGGCTCGACGACGCGGGACTGATCGAGCGCGAGACGGTCGCCGACGGCCAGTGGGTCTCGATCACGGCGGCCGGCGAACGCGAACTCCGACGCGAGTACGAGTCCTACCGGACGCTGTTCGAGGGGCGTTCGAGCGTCGATCTCAGAGGAGAGGTCACCGGGGGGATGGGCGAGGGGAAACACTACATCTCGCTTCCGGGCTACATGACCCAGTTCGAGGAGCGACTGGGCTACGCGCCGTTCCCGGGGACGCTGAACGTCGAGCTAGGAACCGAAAGCGTCCGCAGGCGGGGGGCGATGGAGTCGTTCGAGCCGGTCCACATCGACGGCTGGGAGGACGACGAGCGGACGTACGGTCCGTGTGTCTGCTACCCCGGACGGGTCGAGTGTGGCGGGGAGACGTACGACGGCGCGCACGTGATCGCGCCCGAACGTACCCACCACGACGAGGACCAGCTGGAGTTGATCGCCCCGGTGAGACTGCGCGAGGATCTCGGCCTCGCCGACGGCGACCGGGTGACGATCCACGTGGAGGAGGCATGA
- a CDS encoding nucleotide-binding protein yields the protein MSDAIVYAIASGKGGVGKTTTAINLTAAFAARDRSSVVVDADLGMATLASALGGVEGPTLYEVLAGEVPVREATYDAGGFAYVPGGGTLDGYASADPEALSGVVGSLREAFDIVVLDVGAGLSHDTLVPVGLGDEVLLVSTPETPALESAERVNELAERLDTPVTGLVLTRVTEANERATEAVEATVGAPVLAVVPEDEAVYESATVGRPVVANARKNPVTTAYLDLAEALCDRLGDDLRGGESPADEGATGEGGETVLAGLADPERAREVAGSGSESEDSEEGPADSGSEEGSNGTDHEDDDGTERTDEDDEDDEDDEDDGGSGGLFSRLFGR from the coding sequence ATGAGTGACGCTATCGTCTACGCTATCGCGAGCGGGAAAGGAGGTGTCGGGAAGACGACGACCGCGATCAACCTCACGGCGGCGTTCGCCGCCAGGGATCGATCGAGCGTCGTCGTCGACGCCGACCTCGGGATGGCGACGCTCGCGAGCGCGCTCGGCGGCGTCGAAGGGCCGACGCTGTACGAGGTGCTCGCGGGCGAGGTGCCGGTCAGGGAGGCGACGTACGACGCCGGGGGGTTCGCATACGTCCCTGGCGGGGGGACGCTCGACGGCTACGCGAGCGCCGATCCCGAGGCGCTCTCCGGCGTCGTCGGGAGCCTGCGGGAGGCGTTCGACATCGTCGTACTGGACGTCGGCGCGGGGCTGAGCCACGACACACTGGTGCCGGTCGGTCTCGGCGACGAGGTGCTGCTCGTCTCGACCCCCGAGACGCCGGCCTTAGAGAGTGCGGAACGGGTGAACGAACTCGCCGAACGGCTCGACACGCCCGTGACCGGGCTCGTGCTCACCCGCGTGACGGAGGCGAACGAGCGGGCGACGGAGGCGGTCGAGGCGACCGTCGGCGCGCCTGTCCTCGCCGTCGTCCCGGAGGACGAGGCCGTCTACGAGAGCGCGACGGTCGGGCGACCGGTCGTCGCGAACGCACGCAAGAACCCGGTGACTACCGCGTATCTCGACCTCGCGGAGGCGCTCTGTGACCGCCTCGGTGACGACCTTCGGGGGGGCGAATCGCCCGCCGACGAGGGGGCCACCGGAGAGGGAGGTGAGACAGTCCTCGCCGGACTGGCGGACCCGGAACGGGCACGCGAGGTCGCGGGAAGCGGGTCCGAGTCCGAGGACTCGGAGGAGGGACCGGCTGATTCGGGGTCGGAAGAGGGGTCAAATGGGACCGACCACGAGGACGACGACGGGACAGAGCGCACGGACGAGGACGACGAGGACGACGAAGACGACGAAGACGACGGAGGTTCAGGTGGGCTGTTCTCACGGCTGTTCGGCCGGTGA
- the argS gene encoding arginine--tRNA ligase: MFLSLRAEVADALTSALSDLDCPTEDLGVEEPPEDVDAVFASSVAFRLAPELGRAPPDIAAEIAERIDPGAYTYVGSVSTQGPYVNVSASDAYYADTLDAACDDRYGELPDRETSVVVEHTSANPTGPVHVGRARNPIIGDALARLLGFAGYDVEAHYYVNDAGRQMAVFTWAYETFAEGDLEEEPARDRIEYDLVRYYRIGNSYLEEADEEAVAEAEAEIEAIMQGLEAGDEETYERVSEVVDQVLGGMRECLSRLPAEFDEFVKETRFMRDGSVDDLIERLRVLDAAVYEDDAWQLDLESYGIEKKLVFLRADDTSLYTTRDLAHHEWKFANYDRAVTVLGEDHKLQAEQLEAALDMLGNDTDRLDSVIYSYVNLPEGKMSTRRGTGVQLDDLLDEAIERAREEVESRMDDRIRDDDLGTEDVERIARQVGVGAVRYDIVSKQPTKAITFEWDRALDFEAQSAPYVQYVHARCCGILAEADTEPGTVDPDVLGTPEERALLSVIARLPAVIESAAADHEPHQVATYTREFAETFNAFYRECQVLTAEEGTRDARLALVAAARHTVANALFVLGVEAPESM, translated from the coding sequence ATGTTCCTCTCGCTGCGCGCGGAGGTCGCGGACGCGCTCACGTCCGCGCTCTCCGACCTCGACTGCCCGACCGAGGACCTCGGTGTCGAAGAACCACCCGAGGACGTCGACGCCGTCTTCGCCTCGAGCGTCGCCTTCCGGCTCGCGCCCGAACTCGGTCGCGCCCCGCCCGACATCGCGGCGGAGATCGCGGAGCGGATCGACCCCGGAGCGTACACGTACGTCGGCTCGGTTTCGACGCAGGGACCGTACGTGAACGTCTCCGCGAGCGACGCCTACTACGCCGACACGCTGGACGCCGCTTGCGACGATCGGTACGGGGAACTCCCCGACCGAGAGACGAGCGTCGTCGTCGAGCACACGAGCGCGAACCCGACGGGTCCGGTCCACGTCGGGCGCGCGCGAAACCCGATCATCGGCGACGCACTCGCCCGACTGCTCGGGTTCGCGGGCTACGACGTCGAGGCCCACTACTACGTCAACGACGCGGGCCGTCAGATGGCGGTGTTCACCTGGGCGTACGAGACGTTCGCCGAGGGGGACCTGGAGGAGGAACCGGCCCGCGACCGGATCGAGTACGATCTCGTCCGGTACTACCGGATCGGGAACAGCTATCTCGAGGAGGCCGACGAGGAGGCGGTCGCCGAGGCCGAAGCCGAGATCGAGGCGATCATGCAGGGGCTCGAAGCCGGCGACGAGGAGACGTACGAGCGGGTGAGCGAGGTGGTCGATCAGGTGCTCGGCGGGATGCGCGAGTGTCTCTCGCGGCTGCCCGCGGAGTTCGACGAGTTCGTAAAGGAGACGCGATTCATGCGCGACGGCTCGGTCGACGACCTAATCGAGCGGCTGCGGGTGCTCGACGCCGCGGTCTACGAGGACGACGCCTGGCAGCTCGACCTCGAGAGCTACGGTATCGAGAAGAAGCTCGTCTTCCTCCGGGCGGACGACACCAGCCTCTACACCACCCGCGACCTCGCCCACCACGAGTGGAAGTTCGCGAACTACGACCGCGCGGTGACCGTCCTCGGCGAGGATCACAAGCTCCAGGCCGAGCAGTTAGAGGCCGCCCTCGACATGCTCGGCAACGACACCGATCGCCTCGATAGCGTGATCTACTCCTACGTGAACCTCCCGGAGGGGAAGATGAGCACGCGGCGCGGGACCGGTGTCCAGCTCGACGACCTGCTCGACGAGGCGATCGAGAGGGCCAGAGAGGAGGTCGAATCGAGGATGGACGACCGGATCCGCGACGACGACCTCGGTACCGAGGACGTCGAACGGATCGCCCGACAGGTCGGCGTCGGCGCGGTGCGCTACGACATCGTCTCGAAACAGCCGACGAAGGCGATCACCTTCGAGTGGGACCGCGCGCTCGACTTTGAGGCCCAGAGCGCGCCCTACGTCCAGTACGTCCACGCCCGCTGCTGTGGTATCCTCGCGGAGGCCGACACGGAACCGGGGACGGTCGACCCCGACGTGCTCGGAACCCCCGAAGAACGAGCATTGCTCTCGGTGATCGCCCGTCTCCCCGCGGTGATCGAGTCGGCGGCGGCCGACCACGAGCCACACCAGGTCGCGACCTACACCCGCGAGTTCGCCGAGACGTTCAACGCCTTCTACCGCGAGTGTCAGGTCCTCACGGCCGAGGAGGGCACGAGAGACGCCCGCCTTGCGCTCGTCGCCGCTGCGAGACACACAGTCGCGAACGCGCTGTTCGTCCTCGGAGTCGAGGCCCCCGAGTCGATGTAA